A portion of the Vulpes vulpes isolate BD-2025 chromosome 5, VulVul3, whole genome shotgun sequence genome contains these proteins:
- the LOC112912185 gene encoding olfactory receptor 4S1 has protein sequence MGTKNNVTEFVLFGLFQSREMQLVCFVVFSLIHVLTVLGNLLVIIIINASKTLNAPMYFFLSHLSFADMCYPSATTPKMIANSFMERKTISFNGCMTQLFSAHFFGCTEIFLLTAMAYDRYVAICRPLHYTAIMDRWKCGLLAGACWLGGFLHSILQTLPTVQLPFCGPNEIDNFFCDVHPLLKLACADTYVVGLIVMVNSSMITLVSFIILIISYVVILLNLRNQSSEGWRKALSTCGSHIITVLLVLLPLMFMYTRPSSTLAADKLVILFNIVMPPLLNPLIYTLRNNEVKNAMRKLFRVEGSMGEK, from the coding sequence ATGGGAACCAAGAACAACGTGACTGAATTTGTGTTGTTCGGCCTTTTCCAGAGCAGGGAGATGCAGCTTGTGTGCTTTGTGGTCTTCTCCCTCATTCACGTGCTCACTGTCCTGGGGAACCTTctggtcatcatcatcatcaatgcCAGCAAGACCCTGAATGCTcccatgtatttcttcctcaGCCACCTGTCTTTTGCGGACATGTGCTATCCATCTGCTACCACGCCCAAGATGATTGCTAACAGTTTCATGGAGCGAAAGACCATCTCCTTCAATGGCTGCATGACCCAGCTCTTTTCTGCCCACTTCTTTGGTTGCACTGAGATCTTTCTCCTCACAGctatggcctatgaccgctatgtggccatctgtagGCCCCTGCACTACACGGCTATCATGGATCGGTGGAAGTGTGGTCTGCTGGCAGGGGCGTGCTGGTTGGGTGGCTTCCTGCATTCCATCCTACAGACCCTCCCCACAGTCCAGCTGCCCTTTTGCGGGCCTAATGAGATTGACAACTTCTTCTGTGATGTTCATCCCTTGCTGAAGCTGGCCTGTGCAGACACTTATGTGGTGGGGCTCATTGTGATGGTCAACAGTAGTATGATCACTTTGGTGTCCTTTATCATCCTTATCATCTCCTATGTGGTCATCTTACTGAACCTGAGAAACCAGTCATCTGAGGGCTGGCGCAAGGCTCTCTCTACATGTGGCTCACACATCATCACTGTTCTTTTGGTCCTTCTGCCCCTCATGTTCATGTATACTCGTCCCTCCAGCACCCTGGCTGCTGACAAACTTGTCATCCTCTTTAACATTGTCATGCCACCTTTGCTGAACCCTCTGATCTACACTTTGAGGAACAATGAAGTGAAAAATGCAATGAGGAAACTGTTTAGAGTAGAGGGGAGCATGGGGGAGAAGTGA